The DNA segment AGTATTCCCGCGCAAAACGGGAATAGGGATGGTTGTAGTTCATGATAAGTAGCAGCGCCCCAATCAACACCACGCCCCCTAATACGGCGGTCGGCACTGTCCATTTATTCATTGGGATCTTAAACACTTTAAAAATCACAATGCAGATCGAGGCGTAGGTTAATATCAGTAGTAAATCCATGTTACACCTCGGCTTTTTGGCTATTTTCGGTCACACTGGCTTCTGTGGGTATTGCCTCGGATTGCTTCACCACCGCAGGCTTGGCTGTCGATTCCAGTTGTTCAAGCTTTGCCTGCAAGGCCAATACCGTTTCCCTTAGCGCTTTAACATCATCCTCCAATGCCTGCTCGCGCTTCATCACAGTACTAAACCCCCAGCCTCTATCCTCTCGATACAAGGTCGCCCAAATCCACAGAAACGGCCAAAGGGCATGCAAGGTAAATAAACTGACCCAGCCCGCGATATGCAATGCATCCTGCTGGGGATGATTGCGCTTTTTCGCAATTTCATAGGGGATATCGTGAATGGCAATCACGCCATAAAAAATCACCACTATGACAAAAAACAAAATGCCTAAGGCAAAATAATCCAAAAACATGTTCAGCTCCCACTCCCTTCCCGCTCTTTATTTCGGTTAGAAATCAATCCCCTTGCCGAAACCGCCCTTTGCCAACCGTGCCTATCAATGTGCAGCACAATATAGTTCTACACCATGAAAACAAATTCGCAACAAATCCATCTAAATAGCTTGATCAAAAACACAATTGTGTATTTCGATACGACTAATGGCCTCCAAAGGAGGCACTATCAGTAACGACCAATTGCGATAACTAAGGTGGGATTGTTGCTTGCCAAATACAGCAAATAACAGGAAAGGGATCTTTAAAAGCCTAGGCCTTTACTTCTTGTATCGAGAAGGCGCGTAGCATGAGTAAGCAAAGCGTAACGTAAGCAAAGACAAGATTTGCAGGAAGCTAATGTCAGCTTAGATTTCTATTAGTTTTTTATAAGTTAACGTCCGATGTAGAGGCGCAGGATAGCAATGTCACAGCTCCACAATGCAGAGTATTACGCCAAGAACCACAACAGCTAAGTACTTAACTTCAAGCGAGTTAACCTCTTTCTTGCCACTGACACTCGACTAAATTGAACTCATAGTGGCTATCATGGGGAGCAATATTGGCGTTTAATTTAAAGCTTTGACCACCCGCGGCAATCCAGCACTGGGAGAACCATTCAATAAGCGCGTTTGTCGCAATCTGCCAAGGGTCAAGATCTTCATCCTTTTCAATATATTCCTCTTCAAATTCATCTGGATAAACATGGTCTATATCGAGTAAATGAGGATTAACTGGCGAGGGGTATGCAGCCTTGCCATCGATATCCATAAAAAATACCCGCACCGGGAATTGGGATGAAAAACCATCGACAAAGACTTCAAATGCTAGCGTGGCTACCTCTTGGGGATAATCATGCTCAATCAATTGCTTGAGAATGGGCTGTAACTCATCGGTGAGCTTATCTAAGTAGCCACCGACTTTTTCTGTAAACTCTTGCTCGAAACTCATCTCATCCCTGCTTATCATGCTGTACGACTCGAACGGAGAATATTACTCATGCTAAAAAATTGCCGTTTAAGTTCTAAATAATCCATATCGACCAGCAAGTTAACATCGACGGC comes from the Shewanella mangrovisoli genome and includes:
- a CDS encoding DUF3302 domain-containing protein, coding for MFLDYFALGILFFVIVVIFYGVIAIHDIPYEIAKKRNHPQQDALHIAGWVSLFTLHALWPFLWIWATLYREDRGWGFSTVMKREQALEDDVKALRETVLALQAKLEQLESTAKPAVVKQSEAIPTEASVTENSQKAEV